In one window of Halobacteriovorax sp. HLS DNA:
- a CDS encoding tRNA (cytidine(34)-2'-O)-methyltransferase: MKKTNFKIVLVCPEIPGNTGSIGRTCLALNAQLILIHPLGFDIDEKAVRRAGLDYWKDITLTEYMSFEEFIKTEKPSQDKLHFFTKKSQKNIFETEIKSDCYLIFGAESTGLSEELLEEYDERSVAFPILNENIRSLNLASIVTAAGFEAIRQIKYK; the protein is encoded by the coding sequence ATGAAAAAAACTAACTTTAAAATTGTTCTCGTTTGTCCTGAAATACCTGGGAATACTGGCTCAATTGGTAGAACATGTCTCGCACTAAATGCCCAACTCATCCTCATCCATCCACTAGGATTTGATATAGATGAGAAGGCCGTAAGACGGGCTGGACTCGATTACTGGAAAGATATAACTCTGACAGAGTATATGTCTTTTGAAGAGTTTATAAAGACGGAGAAGCCCTCTCAAGACAAGTTACACTTCTTTACTAAGAAATCTCAAAAGAATATTTTTGAAACAGAAATTAAGTCAGATTGTTACTTGATTTTTGGAGCTGAAAGTACCGGGCTTAGCGAAGAACTCTTAGAAGAATACGATGAGCGTAGTGTTGCCTTTCCAATTCTTAATGAAAATATCAGATCTTTAAATTTAGCAAGTATTGTAACAGCGGCTGGATTTGAAGCCATTAGACAGATAAAGTACAAATAA
- a CDS encoding leucyl aminopeptidase has protein sequence MKFTLNLAAKEFSSSNLVLISAFQKTIPAKGKAKEQQVLANTHWSKDVKAKFESIKTSSNFTGSLGDKFTFHLDNGTTVLAYGLGDKTKLDFEGLRNEAAKITTMLQATHKEVAIQFDGFVLKSKSEESLNALVEGMELASYKFDRHLSKKNESKLKDVILDSSIKKTSAKKLQSVLDSTLIVTESIGVARDFVNEAPNILRSTVYAKQVLADIKGVKGVKSKVLGKAELKKEKMGLFLSVNAGSAYEPQLVHLTYTPSKVTKNTKHIALVGKGLVFDTGGYSLKPGGSMMNMKFDMAGSSTVYAAFRAVAKLGLNVKVTCILGMTDNAVNEHATMPDSIVKGRNGMSVEILNTDAEGRLVLADCLDYACDQKPDAIIDSATLTGAVLVSLGNQVCGIMGNNKKLTDKILKSAKTTDEYMWELPIIKEFHEDMKSPIADLKNIGGSSFGGSSKAAAFLSNFVKNDIPWAHLDIAGIGDSQGHKAYCPAKGASGLIIRTLVDFLKNS, from the coding sequence ATGAAATTTACTCTAAATCTCGCAGCAAAAGAGTTTTCTAGCTCAAATCTAGTCCTCATTTCTGCGTTTCAAAAGACAATCCCAGCAAAAGGAAAAGCAAAAGAGCAACAAGTTCTCGCCAATACACACTGGTCTAAAGACGTTAAAGCAAAGTTTGAATCTATTAAGACATCTAGTAACTTCACCGGATCTCTTGGCGATAAGTTCACTTTTCACTTAGACAATGGAACTACTGTTCTAGCTTACGGTCTTGGAGATAAAACTAAGCTAGACTTTGAAGGCCTAAGAAATGAAGCAGCGAAAATTACGACTATGCTCCAAGCTACTCACAAAGAAGTTGCAATACAATTTGACGGATTTGTCTTAAAGTCAAAAAGTGAAGAGTCTCTAAACGCTCTTGTAGAAGGGATGGAGCTTGCTTCTTATAAGTTCGATCGCCATCTTTCTAAAAAGAATGAATCTAAACTCAAAGACGTTATACTTGATAGTTCAATCAAAAAGACTTCAGCTAAGAAACTTCAAAGTGTTTTAGATTCTACATTAATAGTTACTGAATCAATTGGTGTTGCAAGAGACTTCGTTAACGAAGCTCCAAACATTCTAAGAAGTACTGTGTACGCTAAACAAGTTCTGGCCGATATTAAAGGCGTTAAGGGTGTAAAATCTAAAGTTCTTGGAAAAGCTGAATTAAAGAAAGAGAAAATGGGTCTATTTCTTTCTGTAAATGCTGGTTCTGCATATGAGCCTCAACTTGTTCACCTAACTTACACTCCTAGTAAAGTTACTAAGAACACGAAACATATTGCTCTAGTTGGAAAAGGTCTTGTTTTTGATACAGGTGGATACTCATTAAAGCCAGGTGGCTCAATGATGAATATGAAATTTGATATGGCAGGATCTTCGACTGTTTATGCGGCTTTTAGAGCAGTAGCAAAATTAGGGCTTAATGTTAAAGTTACTTGTATCCTAGGTATGACTGATAACGCTGTAAATGAGCATGCAACTATGCCAGACTCAATAGTAAAAGGAAGAAACGGAATGTCTGTTGAGATCCTAAACACTGATGCCGAAGGTAGACTAGTTCTTGCCGACTGTCTTGACTACGCTTGTGATCAAAAGCCTGATGCTATTATTGACTCTGCAACTCTTACAGGGGCCGTATTAGTTTCTCTTGGTAATCAGGTTTGTGGAATTATGGGTAATAACAAGAAGCTAACGGATAAAATTCTTAAATCTGCAAAGACTACAGATGAGTATATGTGGGAACTTCCAATCATTAAGGAATTCCATGAAGATATGAAATCTCCTATTGCTGATCTTAAAAATATTGGTGGTTCAAGCTTTGGTGGATCATCTAAAGCGGCGGCTTTTCTATCAAACTTTGTTAAAAATGATATCCCTTGGGCACATTTAGACATTGCAGGAATTGGAGATAGCCAAGGACACAAAGCATACTGTCCAGCTAAAGGTGCATCTGGTTTAATTATTAGAACACTTGTTGATTTTCTAAAAAATTCTTAA
- a CDS encoding LptF/LptG family permease translates to MFKLIQRYLTANFIAPFVLSTFFFVAFLLTFQLFRIIKIVISKGVEWTVVMELVGHIAISFIPMAVPLSCLFATIYTLNKLSDDSEIVAMRSFGVTKFKLFLPFLISGLFIGACIFSLNNKVIPASKTQFKNTIIRLTSTGVLTDIKSGQFFTEVPGVTLFADEVEEKGKMMKHVFIQKSKKGNLAEQVVHAKEGSLIKILDEKWGVPSVRLHLKDGVIIKRFEGQDGEIEKILFKDYDFPLTSGGAITEFVTKDGMKTNSELKNSIRDSATKSKELKLTKRQTMQASAKTQLEYWSRINTPIQCVLFIFLGFVFGIKHGRGKTKNTSGRALSFLLSYYAVFFFGVSLSRKGILDPMITTFSPTVVSIGLGIYLYRKLDWAS, encoded by the coding sequence ATGTTTAAACTCATTCAACGGTACTTAACGGCCAACTTTATCGCTCCTTTCGTATTAAGCACATTCTTCTTTGTGGCCTTTTTACTTACTTTTCAGCTCTTTCGAATTATCAAAATAGTAATAAGTAAGGGTGTTGAATGGACCGTTGTCATGGAGCTTGTTGGCCATATTGCAATTTCTTTTATACCAATGGCCGTACCATTATCTTGTCTGTTTGCAACAATCTACACGTTAAATAAACTAAGTGATGACTCTGAAATTGTTGCTATGCGTTCTTTTGGTGTAACAAAGTTTAAACTATTTCTTCCATTTTTAATATCAGGCCTATTTATCGGCGCTTGTATTTTTTCTCTTAATAATAAAGTTATACCGGCGTCAAAAACACAATTTAAAAATACGATTATAAGACTAACTTCTACAGGGGTATTAACTGATATAAAATCAGGTCAATTTTTCACAGAAGTTCCCGGTGTAACCCTCTTTGCCGACGAAGTTGAAGAAAAGGGAAAGATGATGAAGCATGTCTTCATTCAAAAGAGTAAAAAGGGGAATCTTGCTGAACAAGTTGTTCATGCCAAAGAGGGAAGCCTAATCAAGATTTTAGATGAAAAATGGGGAGTTCCAAGCGTCCGTTTACATCTTAAAGACGGTGTTATCATAAAAAGATTTGAAGGGCAGGATGGAGAAATTGAGAAAATTCTTTTTAAAGATTACGACTTTCCGCTAACAAGTGGTGGTGCCATCACAGAATTTGTAACTAAAGACGGGATGAAGACTAACTCTGAGCTTAAAAATTCAATTAGAGATTCGGCCACTAAGTCTAAAGAATTAAAACTTACTAAAAGACAAACTATGCAAGCGTCAGCAAAGACTCAGCTTGAGTATTGGTCACGAATAAATACTCCTATACAGTGTGTACTTTTTATCTTTTTGGGATTTGTTTTTGGTATAAAACACGGACGAGGTAAAACTAAGAATACCTCTGGTAGAGCATTAAGTTTTTTACTTTCTTATTACGCGGTATTTTTCTTTGGAGTTAGTTTGTCTAGAAAGGGGATTCTAGACCCGATGATAACTACGTTCTCTCCAACTGTTGTTTCAATAGGTCTAGGAATTTATTTATACAGGAAACTAGATTGGGCCAGTTAA
- a CDS encoding RodZ family helix-turn-helix domain-containing protein — MSTEHREDIKDQEVIQNASETEHEELVETPVELSEALTIGEVLKAAREERKLSLKVISQHTKISTTILEHLEANRFNDLPSKAYVIGFVKNYSKTVNLNTNDCLQLLNEAYGVTPEVTAVESHSPTPTREHEPTEESSSNEIPSQYLTIAGVFLALIIVVTIAINSSSETNKEQILTQQAQEVDEVAQTPLVNVMPQEVSEETPLTETKKPQVEAQAVEVKAETAPEVKPAPVKVEKAQGPKKEEIKVAEKVEPKIQEEEKKEEKEKKVELRPLSLPLYSVSADKTELQHLPDNIKSSLIAGKQNVFINAVDGDTWITYKSDDNAIKKFVLKQGRTLLIRGDLIRIFLGNINVARVFLNNDPLTITTRSGVKSLVFPQESAKDFKLPLFIYKKNGKAITSSEYEQDI; from the coding sequence ATGAGTACAGAACATAGAGAAGACATTAAAGATCAGGAAGTTATCCAAAATGCATCTGAGACAGAGCATGAGGAGTTAGTTGAAACTCCTGTCGAACTTTCTGAAGCCCTAACAATTGGTGAAGTGCTTAAAGCTGCTCGTGAAGAGAGAAAGCTTTCTCTTAAAGTGATCTCCCAACATACAAAAATTAGTACGACTATACTTGAGCACTTAGAAGCAAATAGATTTAATGACTTACCAAGTAAGGCCTATGTTATAGGGTTCGTAAAAAATTATTCAAAAACTGTTAACTTAAATACTAATGACTGCCTACAACTTCTTAATGAAGCTTATGGTGTAACTCCCGAGGTTACGGCAGTTGAAAGCCACTCACCTACTCCAACAAGAGAACATGAGCCTACAGAGGAATCTTCTTCAAATGAGATTCCTTCTCAGTATTTAACTATTGCAGGTGTTTTTCTAGCGCTGATCATTGTTGTCACAATTGCTATTAATTCAAGCTCTGAGACTAATAAGGAACAAATACTTACTCAGCAGGCGCAAGAAGTTGATGAGGTTGCCCAGACGCCTCTAGTAAATGTCATGCCTCAAGAAGTAAGTGAAGAAACACCTCTAACGGAAACAAAAAAGCCCCAAGTTGAAGCTCAAGCTGTAGAAGTTAAGGCCGAAACTGCTCCTGAAGTAAAACCAGCTCCTGTGAAAGTTGAGAAAGCTCAAGGGCCAAAGAAAGAAGAAATAAAGGTTGCTGAGAAAGTAGAACCAAAAATTCAAGAAGAAGAAAAGAAAGAAGAGAAAGAAAAGAAAGTTGAACTTAGACCTCTTTCACTTCCCCTCTATTCAGTTTCTGCAGACAAGACTGAATTGCAACATTTACCAGATAATATTAAGAGTTCATTAATTGCTGGAAAACAAAATGTATTCATTAATGCAGTAGATGGAGATACATGGATTACCTACAAATCTGATGATAATGCCATCAAGAAGTTTGTTCTTAAACAAGGAAGAACATTACTTATTAGAGGTGATCTTATTAGGATATTCTTGGGTAATATCAATGTTGCCAGAGTATTCTTAAATAATGACCCATTAACTATTACTACTCGATCTGGTGTTAAGTCTCTTGTATTTCCTCAAGAAAGTGCTAAAGACTTTAAGCTTCCATTATTTATTTATAAAAAGAATGGGAAGGCCATCACTTCGTCAGAATACGAACAAGACATTTAA
- a CDS encoding tetratricopeptide repeat protein codes for MKDAIFHIALNGVLKMKWNFSLIILLTILLTSCSSSNQRLSKTTDEKKADLYYSHGTAMLISKDYRQALKLLLESKALNPNDPKVHNNLGMTYYFLKQKELAFEHLKKAIELDENGSDARVNLGSLYFEEKNYKLALEQYQEVLKNLTYIHQYRTHYNIALIYLKMGNTTKAKEQLLLSNTQNQDYCPASYELGLIYFKEYRYSSALKWFTESTKGKCFENPEPAYMQALTLLELKDYAAATLKFQELIERFSATRFSSMATLKLNEIKNQKIIENKENDIIRKKEKKAKNIYNSPSF; via the coding sequence ATGAAAGATGCGATTTTTCATATTGCACTAAATGGAGTTTTAAAGATGAAATGGAATTTTTCACTAATTATTTTGTTAACAATTTTACTCACATCTTGTAGTAGCAGTAACCAAAGATTGAGCAAAACTACCGACGAGAAAAAAGCTGATCTATACTACTCGCATGGAACGGCCATGTTAATTAGTAAGGATTATAGACAGGCATTAAAACTACTATTGGAATCAAAAGCACTCAATCCAAATGATCCAAAAGTTCATAATAATCTGGGAATGACCTACTATTTTTTAAAACAAAAGGAATTAGCTTTTGAACACTTAAAAAAAGCTATTGAGTTAGATGAGAATGGATCTGACGCTAGAGTTAACCTTGGTTCTCTATATTTCGAAGAAAAGAACTACAAGCTTGCTCTTGAACAATACCAAGAAGTCCTAAAGAACCTGACTTATATCCACCAGTACAGAACACATTATAATATTGCACTGATTTATCTGAAAATGGGAAATACTACAAAGGCTAAGGAACAACTACTCTTATCAAATACTCAAAACCAAGACTACTGTCCTGCAAGTTATGAGTTAGGACTCATTTATTTCAAGGAATATCGTTATAGTTCAGCTCTAAAGTGGTTTACTGAGTCAACTAAAGGAAAGTGTTTTGAAAACCCAGAGCCGGCATATATGCAAGCATTAACCCTTTTAGAGCTTAAGGACTACGCTGCTGCAACATTAAAATTTCAAGAGCTTATAGAACGTTTTTCCGCTACTAGATTTTCTTCTATGGCCACTCTAAAATTAAATGAGATTAAGAACCAAAAAATTATAGAGAACAAGGAAAACGATATAATTCGCAAAAAAGAAAAAAAGGCGAAGAATATTTATAACAGTCCTTCATTTTAA
- a CDS encoding TrkH family potassium uptake protein: MGKLSQKIPFLLEFFFNGIFIFLYSLRTINKLPSAWNLEIVNNIILYMAYVVPAVLMVNVIANFSNSRGLEDFLRRYIFSIVVFVPMIITWGDIEFAFWLASVHLLSSVLALYDDNEEDTKREKLNRDGNLFQGLRLRPAQLVLLSFTGVIFLGTFLLMLPFSSIDGKSISFIDGFFMATSATCVTGLGTLSLQDNFSLFGQVVILCLIQIGGLSIMTLYSSMAILLGRSMRMKDRIIMQDLLDVSSLEELFAMIVNIIKYTFLIELWGGIVLTIAFTFEGFEFSKAIYYGFFHSISAFCNAGFSLFNNSLESYATSPLIHGTIAILITLGGLGFIVLKELKEVVTSGKKLVRLGLHSKIVIVTSIVLTVSGALFIFFGEFLNSIDSYTLWEKIQVSVFQSVTLRTAGFNSIPLTNLNKYTIYMMTLFMFIGGSPGSTAGGVKTTTLAILFYSIKSTLIGEKKVTVLDRRIPSPMVVRATALMFISILITSTFILIIMKIEPEQSFLPIFFEVISASGTVGLTLGITPYLSVMGKLAISILMLIGRIGPLTLILAIGQRNRDTGKFDYPDGRIMIG, encoded by the coding sequence ATGGGAAAACTATCACAAAAAATTCCATTTTTATTAGAATTCTTTTTTAATGGAATTTTTATATTCTTATATTCTCTCAGAACGATTAATAAGTTGCCTTCTGCTTGGAATCTAGAAATTGTTAATAATATCATTTTATATATGGCCTATGTTGTACCTGCCGTATTGATGGTTAACGTCATTGCGAATTTCTCTAACTCGAGAGGGCTTGAGGACTTCCTGAGAAGATATATTTTTTCCATTGTTGTTTTCGTTCCCATGATTATTACGTGGGGAGATATTGAATTTGCATTTTGGCTTGCCTCTGTACATCTATTGTCCTCGGTTTTGGCCCTGTACGATGATAATGAAGAAGACACTAAGCGTGAGAAATTAAATAGGGATGGGAACTTATTCCAAGGATTGCGCTTAAGACCTGCTCAATTAGTACTACTTTCTTTCACAGGTGTTATTTTCTTAGGAACATTTTTGCTAATGCTTCCTTTTTCTTCAATTGATGGGAAAAGTATCTCCTTTATAGACGGCTTTTTTATGGCCACATCTGCTACATGTGTAACCGGCCTAGGAACTCTCTCATTACAAGATAACTTCTCTCTTTTTGGACAAGTAGTAATTCTGTGTTTGATTCAGATTGGTGGTCTTTCGATAATGACGCTTTACTCTTCAATGGCCATCTTGTTAGGTCGATCTATGCGAATGAAAGATCGTATTATTATGCAAGACTTGTTAGATGTTTCTTCTTTAGAAGAACTCTTTGCCATGATTGTCAATATTATCAAATATACTTTCTTGATTGAGCTATGGGGTGGGATTGTTCTTACTATTGCTTTTACTTTTGAGGGATTTGAATTTTCTAAAGCAATTTATTATGGATTCTTTCATAGTATTTCTGCTTTTTGCAATGCGGGATTTAGTTTATTCAACAACTCCCTTGAAAGTTACGCGACTTCACCACTTATTCATGGAACCATTGCGATATTGATCACACTAGGTGGACTTGGTTTTATTGTTTTAAAAGAGCTTAAAGAAGTTGTTACTAGTGGTAAGAAACTAGTTAGACTTGGTCTTCACTCTAAAATCGTTATTGTAACTTCAATTGTGCTTACGGTTTCAGGTGCATTATTCATTTTCTTTGGAGAGTTTTTGAATTCAATAGATTCCTATACTCTATGGGAAAAAATTCAAGTATCCGTATTCCAGTCTGTTACTCTGAGGACTGCAGGATTTAATTCAATACCTCTGACAAACTTAAATAAATACACCATCTATATGATGACATTATTTATGTTTATTGGTGGAAGTCCTGGTTCAACAGCTGGTGGTGTTAAAACGACTACTTTGGCAATTCTTTTTTATTCAATTAAGTCGACACTGATTGGAGAAAAGAAAGTAACGGTTCTAGATCGTAGAATTCCATCACCAATGGTTGTTCGTGCAACGGCACTGATGTTTATTTCTATCTTAATAACGAGTACATTTATTTTAATAATAATGAAAATTGAGCCTGAACAATCCTTTCTACCAATCTTCTTTGAAGTGATAAGTGCTTCTGGAACGGTTGGGTTAACGTTAGGAATAACTCCGTATCTCTCTGTTATGGGTAAGCTTGCCATTTCTATTTTGATGCTTATTGGAAGAATTGGTCCATTGACTTTGATTCTGGCCATTGGGCAAAGAAATAGAGATACCGGAAAGTTTGACTATCCTGACGGAAGAATTATGATTGGTTAA
- a CDS encoding TrkA family potassium uptake protein, whose product MIVAVIGLGTFGAKTAVRLFEKGAEVIAIDKNDELVDKIKDRVTHAVSLDVTDERSLRSVNISDVDVAVVAIGDHIEMSILAVTMLRRLGVGRVIARATSTLHEHVLQEIGASEIIKVEEEMGEIIASKIVAPHVMQRYNFSAGYSIVELKLGKNFEGKTIVESKIRQNYNLNIVALQKKIPYIAEDGKSAYRVEINDCPMPMDVIESDDIIVLVGSEKNFNKLFADLVEG is encoded by the coding sequence ATGATTGTTGCAGTCATCGGACTTGGAACATTTGGTGCCAAAACAGCTGTTCGCTTATTTGAAAAAGGGGCAGAGGTTATTGCTATTGATAAGAATGATGAGCTAGTCGATAAGATTAAAGATCGTGTTACTCATGCTGTTTCCTTAGATGTAACAGATGAAAGGTCTTTGAGATCAGTAAATATTTCGGACGTAGATGTCGCAGTTGTTGCAATTGGTGACCATATTGAAATGAGTATTCTTGCAGTGACAATGCTTCGAAGATTAGGTGTGGGGAGAGTTATTGCTCGGGCAACTTCAACGCTTCATGAACATGTTCTTCAAGAAATTGGTGCATCTGAAATTATAAAAGTTGAAGAAGAAATGGGAGAGATTATAGCATCTAAGATTGTTGCTCCCCACGTTATGCAAAGATATAACTTCTCCGCAGGATATTCGATTGTAGAATTAAAGCTAGGGAAGAATTTTGAAGGTAAGACCATTGTAGAGAGTAAGATTCGTCAAAATTACAATTTAAATATTGTAGCTCTACAAAAGAAGATTCCATATATTGCTGAAGATGGAAAGTCGGCATATAGGGTTGAAATAAATGATTGTCCAATGCCTATGGATGTAATCGAATCAGATGACATTATTGTTTTAGTTGGAAGTGAAAAGAACTTTAATAAGCTTTTTGCTGACTTGGTAGAGGGGTAG
- a CDS encoding HAMP domain-containing protein, with translation MNLSLKNRVAASFIIACFVVLVVGFTVFFHLNSLNKEIESITVKSNRVSLLTDEIRISAVSILKYQRRILSNKTSPELVEKLVNLCDSFTSQLKTLDSLYRDADVKRVVAQMQSYVDSLKVVLGKASLFHRDNIGMASIGDLADKILDAFSEFQDIQYFQSVERDEKIKKIIKETKRNMMITLIISFLGTIILGLVVPGKIALPFKKIKDAIRELQDCNFDVSIYYSQDDEIGEIAREMNKMIHSFKVFEELRTDRISLENRKFDALANLVKKPVLLANANSQIIYMNSHLYSLLQVQSEDVIGKVMTDTLIPEAIISTYQLAIKRRSKIENADIVIPPKKIKELEVDAEGAVALEEEADGQEEVEHEVAVNIFQGYGNVIPIRGKESSMDYYLMVLSEDVHV, from the coding sequence GTGAATTTATCACTAAAAAATAGGGTTGCAGCAAGTTTTATCATCGCCTGCTTTGTGGTTCTTGTAGTTGGCTTTACAGTTTTCTTTCACTTAAATTCTTTAAATAAAGAAATTGAATCGATTACAGTGAAGTCTAATAGAGTTTCACTTCTAACGGATGAAATTAGAATTTCTGCAGTATCCATTTTGAAATATCAAAGACGTATTCTTTCAAATAAGACATCTCCTGAGCTTGTGGAAAAGTTAGTTAACTTGTGTGATAGTTTTACTTCTCAGTTAAAGACGCTAGACTCGCTATACCGGGATGCAGATGTTAAGAGGGTTGTTGCTCAAATGCAATCCTATGTCGATTCATTGAAAGTTGTCTTAGGTAAGGCCTCTCTTTTCCATCGAGATAATATAGGGATGGCTTCAATTGGAGATTTGGCAGATAAGATCTTAGATGCCTTTAGTGAATTTCAAGATATACAATACTTTCAGTCAGTTGAAAGAGATGAAAAGATTAAGAAAATTATTAAAGAAACTAAGAGAAATATGATGATAACTCTTATTATTTCTTTTTTAGGTACAATTATTTTAGGACTGGTAGTTCCTGGGAAAATTGCCCTGCCATTTAAAAAAATTAAGGATGCGATCAGAGAGCTGCAAGATTGTAATTTTGATGTATCTATTTATTATTCTCAAGATGATGAAATTGGTGAAATCGCTCGTGAGATGAATAAGATGATTCACTCATTTAAAGTTTTTGAAGAACTAAGAACAGATAGAATTTCTCTAGAGAATAGAAAATTTGATGCTCTAGCAAACCTAGTGAAGAAACCAGTTCTTCTTGCAAATGCGAATAGCCAAATTATTTATATGAATTCTCACTTGTACTCACTACTCCAAGTTCAGTCTGAAGACGTTATTGGTAAGGTTATGACAGATACCTTAATCCCTGAAGCAATTATTTCGACTTATCAACTGGCTATTAAGCGTAGAAGTAAGATTGAAAATGCGGACATTGTTATTCCTCCAAAGAAAATTAAAGAGCTTGAAGTTGATGCTGAGGGAGCTGTTGCTCTTGAAGAGGAAGCGGATGGTCAAGAAGAAGTTGAACATGAAGTTGCCGTCAATATCTTTCAAGGATATGGAAATGTTATTCCAATCAGAGGAAAGGAAAGTTCTATGGATTACTATCTAATGGTTCTCTCAGAGGATGTTCACGTATAA
- the lepA gene encoding translation elongation factor 4, with protein sequence MDQKFIRNFSIIAHIDHGKSTLADRLLEETKTVTQRETKDRLLDNMDIERERGITIKAQTVRLTYPAADGNTYYLNLIDTPGHVDFAYEVSRSLASCDGALLVVDASQGVEAQTLANVYMAMENNLEIFPVLNKIDLPHADVDKVKQEIEDIVGIDAMDADEVSAKSGIGIKELLETIIKKVPAPTGNPNNDLQALIFDSWFDPYQGVVVLVRIMEGTLKKKDKIFLKFSNQEYEVIKMGVNEPFFKEVPQLEAGEVGMLICGIKTVRDVKIGDTVVHAKKKDTPNLPGYSEVKPMVFCGIFPVDSVDYEDLKESLEKLALNDSSFTYEPETSGALGFGYRCGFLGLLHMSIIQERLEREFELNLISTAPSVAYKVTMPGGDIIDVENPADLPEVGLFESIDEPLVKISIHLPNEFVGRIIKLCEERRGIQTGLNYITEERVQITYDLPLSEMVFDFYDKLKGMSKGYASMDYEFKGYEPSNLVKVDILLNSEKVDALSLICHRDSAYNKGKQLVERLRKIIDRQQFDIAIQAAIGAKIISRETVKALRKNVLAKCYGGDISRKRKLLEKQKAGKKRMKMVGSVEIPQEAFLAVLKVDD encoded by the coding sequence ATGGATCAGAAGTTCATCAGAAATTTTTCAATCATTGCTCATATCGATCATGGCAAATCAACTCTAGCAGATAGACTCCTTGAAGAAACTAAAACAGTTACTCAAAGAGAGACTAAAGATCGCTTGCTTGATAATATGGATATTGAAAGAGAGCGTGGAATTACAATTAAGGCACAAACTGTAAGGCTTACTTATCCTGCTGCTGATGGAAATACTTACTATCTAAATCTAATCGATACTCCAGGTCATGTTGATTTCGCATATGAAGTTTCAAGATCTCTCGCTTCTTGTGATGGTGCACTACTAGTTGTAGATGCTTCCCAAGGTGTTGAGGCCCAAACTTTGGCAAATGTTTATATGGCCATGGAAAATAACTTAGAAATCTTTCCAGTTTTAAATAAGATTGATCTTCCTCATGCTGACGTAGATAAAGTGAAGCAAGAAATTGAAGATATCGTTGGTATTGATGCAATGGATGCAGATGAGGTTTCTGCAAAGTCTGGAATTGGAATTAAAGAATTATTGGAAACAATTATTAAGAAAGTTCCGGCTCCAACTGGAAATCCTAATAACGATTTACAGGCCCTAATTTTTGATTCGTGGTTTGATCCATATCAAGGAGTGGTTGTTCTTGTAAGAATTATGGAAGGAACTTTAAAGAAAAAAGATAAAATTTTCTTGAAGTTCTCTAATCAAGAATATGAAGTCATCAAGATGGGCGTTAATGAGCCTTTTTTCAAAGAAGTTCCACAGCTTGAAGCAGGTGAAGTTGGAATGCTTATTTGTGGAATTAAGACCGTTCGAGATGTAAAAATTGGCGATACAGTAGTTCATGCAAAGAAGAAAGACACGCCTAATCTTCCGGGCTATTCAGAAGTAAAGCCAATGGTTTTTTGCGGGATATTCCCTGTTGATTCAGTTGATTATGAAGATCTTAAAGAGTCTTTAGAGAAGCTCGCTTTAAATGATTCGTCATTTACTTATGAACCTGAAACTTCTGGAGCTCTTGGGTTTGGTTATAGATGTGGTTTTTTAGGTCTTCTTCATATGAGTATTATTCAAGAAAGGCTTGAAAGAGAATTTGAACTCAATCTTATTTCTACTGCGCCTTCAGTGGCCTATAAAGTTACTATGCCTGGTGGCGATATCATTGATGTTGAAAACCCTGCGGACCTACCAGAAGTTGGATTATTTGAGTCTATTGATGAACCTCTTGTAAAGATATCTATTCACCTACCAAATGAATTCGTTGGTAGAATTATTAAACTATGTGAAGAGAGAAGAGGTATTCAAACAGGTTTAAATTATATAACAGAAGAAAGAGTTCAAATAACCTATGATCTACCACTAAGTGAAATGGTTTTTGATTTTTATGACAAGTTAAAAGGAATGTCTAAGGGTTACGCCTCAATGGATTATGAGTTTAAAGGTTATGAACCTTCAAACTTAGTTAAAGTTGATATTTTATTAAATTCTGAAAAAGTAGATGCTCTATCTCTTATCTGTCATCGTGATAGTGCTTACAATAAAGGTAAGCAACTTGTAGAGAGATTAAGAAAAATAATTGATAGACAGCAATTCGATATTGCAATTCAAGCCGCAATTGGGGCCAAGATTATTTCTAGAGAAACTGTTAAGGCCTTAAGAAAGAACGTTTTAGCAAAATGTTACGGTGGGGATATTTCAAGAAAGAGAAAACTTCTTGAGAAGCAAAAAGCAGGTAAGAAGAGAATGAAAATGGTTGGAAGCGTTGAGATTCCACAAGAAGCCTTTCTTGCTGTACTTAAGGTAGATGATTAG